The Camelina sativa cultivar DH55 chromosome 18, Cs, whole genome shotgun sequence DNA window GTCAATGAGCGTGGTcttgtgttatatatattttgctagTGTTCTTGTATGTTCCGAAATCCAGCTATTGTGCGTTAATGATCCCCAATGTTCCTATATATTTACTCGTTTTTGTATCTAGgttttaaatttgattccaGAAGAGGGTAAAGGGGAGACTTTTGAAAATGCTCTTGCACGTATCCGCCGATGCattggaggtggaggtggagatGATAATGCTGATAGTGATAGTGACATTGAAGTTGTTGCTGATTTCTTCGGTGTCAATCTTCGGTGTCCTGTAAGTTACTAATATCTTATAGCTCAGTTTTTATACTTATATTTCTAGGGTTATCTGGCAGACTAAACTTTTATTGTCTCTTCTGCTTGTGTCATTAGATGAGCGGTTCTAGGATAAAAGTTGCTGGGAGATTTTTACCATGTGTTCACATGGGCTGTTTTGACCTCGAGGTGTTTGTGGAGTTGAATCAACGTTCCAGAAAGGTAGGTCTCCTATCCTTGTCTGGATGTTAAGttatttctcttgttttctGACTTTAGTTGTTCTGTGGTTGGACATGCAGTGGCAGTGCCCTATTTGTCTGAAGAATTACTCAGTGGAGCATGTAATCGTGGATCCTTATTTTAACCGTATCACGTCTAAGGTATACCTATGGGAACACCAGAATTCTTGAACTTTTGTATTTATGCTTTTATTCAATTGTTTTCTTCCTGCACGACAGATGAAGCATTGTGATGAAGAGGTGACTGAAATTGAAGTGAAACCTGATGGTTCTTGGCGGGTAAACtccaaaagagagagtgagCGTAGGGAACTGGGGGAACTTTCACAGTGGCACGCACCCGATGGTAGTCTATGTCCCTCTGCTGATGAGATTAAACGGAAGATGGAAATGTTACCGGTTAAACAAGAAGGTTTCTCAGATGGCCCGGCCCCTCTAAAACTTGGAATAAGGAAGAATCGCAATGGCATTTGGGAAGTTAGCAAACCTAATGCAAATGGATTATCTTCCAGTAATAGGCAAGAAAAGGTTGGATATCAGGAGAAGAATATTATACCAATGAGTAGTAGTGCTACTGGAAGTGGTAGGGATGGTGATGATGCAAGCGTAAACCAGGATGCTATTGGAACCTTTGATTTTGTAGCCAACGGCATGGAACTTGATTCCATTTCCATGAATGTTGATTCAGGTTATAACTTTCCTGACAGAAACCAATCTGGAGAGGGTTTAAATAATGAAGTCATCATTCTAAGTGATTCGgatgaagaaaatgatgtaGTAATCACTCCGGGACCTGCATACAGTGGTTGTCGAACAGATGGTGGGCTGACTTTTCCGCTGAACCCTTCTGGAATAATTAACTCCTATAATGACGACCCACACAGCATAGCTGGGGCAAGCTCACGGTTAGGTCTTTTCAATGATGATGACGAATTTGATACGCCCCTATGGTCATTTCCTTCTGAAACTCCAGAAGCTCCTGGGTTTCAACTATTTAGATCTGATGCTGACGTTTCAGAAGGTTTAGTTGGGTTGCATCATCATGGTGCACTTGGTTGTGCTCCTGAAATAAATGGGGATTACACCATGGCTCCTGAGACATCAATGGCGTCTGTTCCTGTGGTTCCTGGCTCTGCTGGACGATCTGAAGCAAATGATGGCCTAGTTGACAATCCTCTTGCATTTGGTAGAGACGATCCCTCACTTCAAATATTTTTGCCAACCAAACCAGATGCTTCAGCTCAATCGGGTTTTAAAAACCAAGCTGAAATGTCAAATGGTATCCGCAGTGAAGACTGGATCTCGCTTAGGCTAGGAGATAGCGTTTCTGGGAATCATGGAGAGCCTGCAACTGTAAACGGGATCAACTCAAGCCAGCAGATGTCTACAAGGGAAGGTTCTTTGGATACTACAACAGAGACCGGTTTGTTCCCTGTCTGAGACTAAGTATTTACTTTCTTAAAAACATCAAAGGGACCTATGAATGTGGATCCGGTTCATGATGTCGCATTTACCTTTTTCTCCAATTTACTAAGCTGCTAGGTCTTGTaaaaaactgaagaagaaagatctgTTCAGTTCTTAAATATAgcttatttttgtcttttgactATGCTCCTCTATATCCAAAGTTCGTGTGGTACAATTACTGACTATTACTGCGTATTTGCAGCTTCGTTGCTTCTGGGTATGACTGACAGTAGACAAGACAAggcaaagaagcaaagatcaGATAATCCATTTTCATTTCCTCGGCAGAAGCGTTCTGTAAGACCTCGGATGTACCTCTCCATTGACTCGGATTCTGAGTGATAAAAATCATCctgttttgttctgttctgtctgtctggggatgattcGGTGTACCTTTTGATTTTTAACGCTATGCACAGAACAATGAACAGGATCATCAGACAGCACACCGGAGTTTGCCAAGATTTGCATGATTCTCTGTGCAGGCAAGAATTGAACCGGTATTGATAATTTCTCTTGTATGATTTTGTTGACTCTCTTCAATATCGGTTCAGGATCTTGGCCTTGTCTGCTACGCTGCAAGATGTATTTTGCAAAGCAAAGCACTGGCTGATTTAGTTACACTAATAGGCAAGAAAAGTTGGCACAGGTGGTTCCGGTTTAATTGGTAATTTGTATACTCGAATaggttttttattgtttctttgtgtggatGATGATAATATTACTCGGGAGCCAGGAGCCATAGAGAGATATAGCATTGTAAATTATGTGctccaatttttatttatttattataaaaatgcaGCTCTTCTCTTCATTGTAGTTTGTATGCATTGATTATGAATCATATGGTTCTGAtcaaagtctgaagcatcatAGGATACGACATAGTTAAGCTTATATCTGTACCACATTCTCGTCGTTCATTTTGGAGACATGTGCAAAATGACGTGGTTCGTCATGtgttttggtttacaaaatgATCTTTAAGGTTTAAAGAAAAATGCTACTGATGAAAGTATAAATAAGTAATATATCTTAATAAATTCCTAAAAGTATGCATATAGTGCGATAgcaagaataattaataattatcgCAAAAAGTTGAATATGTCTAAATTTTATGGATCACATTTGTACAGATTTCCTATTTCGGTACTATTTTGAAAGGTATATTACCTATTCAAATGTTTCATTTCATAAATAAGgattttaagatatataatcCAATTgctgttaagaaaaaaaaagatatatagatcaatcacatatttcttaaaaaaaaaaaaatcgatatgaatatatatataccataatatTTATACatctaaaatcattttaaaaaataacactTTTAAAATGGGTTAATAAAGACCATTTTAccttagataaaataaaactttaaagccatttgtataattttatatgattatttaactTGGCCGGTATTctatctagttttttttattatgataagGTTTTTcgaaaatactatttttatgCATAGTTTATAACCATGTGAcctataaaaatatcataaatacttTAAATTGGATATTAAATCTTATACAACTACAATTTTACTTTTTCGGATGACATTTACTATCTACATAAATAAGTTAGATAAGTTTCTATTGCttactatataattaattttctataatataaaaaatctgGCTGCAAACAACGAAAATTatttagttatgttttattCATTCAATTATTTTTCAAGAATCCATCAACTAAGATAAGAGAGTTAAAAATAACATGTATCCActttcataattaaaatatcttattatcaTGAGCGGATTTATCGCCAATAGCGATAAAGTAcatgttctatttttttgtgtaaaaaacAACTAATGTAACGGCATATTTATGTTGtcaatttgttagaaataataACGGATTTGGGATGGTCTTCATGTCCTATATAATGCTCCacataacataatttatattaaacccctattttgacaatttttgtatttgtattttaactcatataactaaattttctattttcacAAAGGAACGTTATTtagtgaaaaaattataaactcattgtatcctatatatatatatatatatatatatttttttttgggggggggagGAAACTCATAAAGTAATTTATCGGAGTTTTTACATGAatctaattttcttaaaatctactcccatgaaaagaaaaaaaaactatttaggatgataattatatatatatatatatatttgtgctaTATATCTTAATAAAGAGAAATTGATTTATACGAAACATGATGAAATTTCATAGTCATGTATGGctcaatcatatatattcatctCAAATCTATTGTGAAGGGTGGTCTAGTTATAAAAACTGCTAATAGAATGACATAACCATTTCAtcataaatatttgtaagtatcaATAACAAATCAATCACAAATAACGTAAAAAACGTCTATTATAAATGATAGCAACGAATATGATTGCATTAATAATGTAACggaatatatttgttataacaACTGTCaagaatattatataatcatctcatcatatatatttttataaatcgaAAACAAATGAACCGCTAGTTGAGAGAGAAAACATGTTATCTTTTAGAAAATAACgataaatataatcatataaaaatgtgACGGAATATACTTTGTTAGTATATTAATTTTctagtttaatgtttttaataagTGTCAAAAGTTTGTGTATCATTGAATACcaatatttgttttcattttctgtCACCAATatgttcaaaatatttttttaagtaattttttctCATGCTGCCATTTGTGTTGCTATATCTCTATGTTTTTCTAATAGTATCTTTATTAGATATGTAAAGATCACTACCAATTAAAGGTGCATCTTTCTGGCAGATTTTGATACATTGTACAAATGGAATGACAATGTAATagtcaaatatatatgaattgcATACCTTATATTGATTGAATAAGAAGATTATGTTACAAAAATGGTATAATtgaatttcaaatataaaataaaataattttcattttaatattaatttttggtatGTAATATTCCATTATAAATACCTGACCATTTTCATTCTGAAAACACCAATCTATATTTTATCTTCtcaaatatcattaaaaatgGTGAAAAAAAGCAAAGGTCGTCAAAAGATAGAGATGATCAAAATGAAAAACGAAAGTAACCTTCAAGTAACTTTTTCAAAAAGAAGATCTGGACTTTTCAAAAAGGCTAGTGAGCTTTGTACACTTTGTGGTGCAGAAATCGCCATAATTGTGTTTTCACCCGGTCGAAAagtcttttcttttggtcatCCGAGTGTTGAAACTGTGATTGATCGATTCTTAAACAATAACCCACCACCTCCTCACCAACATAACAACATGCAACTCAGTGAAGTCCACAGAAATTCTGTTGTTCAGGATCTCAATATCCATTTGACTCAggtattttttgtcttttaaagtctgattgatttgttttttctgttttatataaatcataaaattttagtttacatgataatttttttgttgtcaaccacacattaattaaaatattactcTATGATTGGTAGCCTAAGCAGGAGAAAGAGAacacaatagttttttttttagtttaaatattataaatataaataaaaaaatttgcatgtaaataattaaatattgaacactaaaaatttgaattttttcacAATTATAATAGATTTATATGCTCATAACATGTCACTAAAATGCTAATGAGATATTATAGAATCATatggttgtaaaaaaaaaaagaatcatatgGCATGAAAACTAATGACATAATTAGagttcttattatatatatatatatatatatgcactttttaatattattttctatatagtAATTTTCtgctaaattaatttttgtgatGTTACTAACTAGGTTTTTACAggtaaaataaagttttaaaattattatcttttaaaaataattataattagatttattgtttttatcaaCTACGAAATTCAAGAATGCACATTCTTTGTTTAAGAACGTAGCATATTGAATTATCTCAGGCACTTGTTCGTGTCGGTACtcaagtttaaaaattttaaagcacAACTTTTTGGGTGGCTAACACTAGTTAATATTTGCAGCTGTTGAGTCAACtagaagctgagaagaaaaaGACTGAAGAGCTAAGGAAaatgagagagaaaacaaaagcccTTGGAGACTGGTGGGAAGATCCCGTTGAAGGACTTGCGTTAAATCAACTCAGTGGATTCAAAGGTAATCTTGAGAATTTGAAGAAGATAGTTACACAAGAAGCTTCCAAATTTTTTCAAGCAACAGTTCCAAACTTTTATGTGGGAAGCTCTAGTAATGCTGCTTTTGGGCTTGATGATGGGAGTCATATCCACCATGATATGGACATGTTTAGTCAAAGAAGAATGATGGACATAAATGCCTTCAACTACAACCAGAACCCGATTCACCCTAATCCTGCTTTACAGTATGGATACAGTAATCATGGTAACATCAATGAAGGGTTTGTTCAGGAGTACAATATGAACTACGGACAAGAGTATAATCCAAACCACAACCAAAACCTAAACCAGAGTTTTAAGAGAGAAAGCATCTCTGAATATGAATATCATCATGGTCAAGGTCAAGGTCATCCTCCACACTCTAGGTCTGGTTACTGATAATCCTTTGTTATGTGATCCAATTAAAAGCGTGTTTTAGGTTATCTTTATTTCTTGTTGTtatgttgtggttgttgttgttgtttctttgttgAAGTATtatgttgtgttgttgtgttgtttcttttcagaattatgttgtttttttgaATTCTTAATAAAAGAGTAATGGAATAAACATTAGAATATCTGATTTTGTTTCTGAAACGAATCCATTACGCCTCTGATCGAAATACCACATTCGGCCATGGATATTTTTCTCACTTGTGCATTTTGTGTAATTGCTGAATTCTTATAACAAGAATGATTGTAACTATATTAATCAATCATGTAATATCTGTTTAGAAATAAACTTGCAATTtcgtcttttaaaaaaattgcaaataaaAGCATCACAAAAATTTCTATGTGCACTATTTTATCAACTAAAAGATACATACATCCCACGTATTTTGGTACATTGTATCAAATAAAAAGACaacattacaatatttttatcttttattttattccttAGATTGATAAATATAGAGATTATGAAATATTCCTCaaatgataaaatttaattttaatatagaaaacaatatttaaaaaatgaattaaattttttattgaaaatataatacatTGAGagtttaaatagatttttttttaaaaatagaaaaaatcaaataagataaagtcccataattttatttaatcaaatatcattTGCTATAATATTTCTGTTTCTACTAAATATATACTAAGTTATCATCAAATATCTAGTATGCATTATATATATCAgtcaattcaaataaatcacGACAAGAATAATACATGAAAAattagcaaaacaaaagaataattcATGAATTtcacccaaaaaacaaaaagaataattcatGAATttcaccaagaaaaaaaaaagaataattcatGAATTTctcccgaaaaaaaaaaagaataatttatgaaaatccACATAAATTGttaagaaattttcaaaattcagcAAAGTACCACCTTAATCGAAAATTCAAGACCACAATCCAAACTCATACAACGGCATGCTCTACAAATACCATAAACTCACAAATCTCTTGAGTAAACGGTCCAAGTCCATGGAGACCagagaacacaaaacaaacacacagaCAGATTCAAAGTTCTTTTATGTCTATTGTCAGCAAAACACACTTAAGAAAGCAAAAGGAAATAAGCTTGTTTCAGGGTTGTTTACAATCAAAATCTAGTGATTGTAGGGGAAGAATCAGGCTGGCTCACAGAAGATGACTTTGATGCTTCCATCATGAGAGCAGCTTGTTCTAAACAACTCTTGTTATCGTCATTCGCATTCTCCACCTCGTCTTTCGTGTATAAGTGTATCTTCCACACCACATTGCAGAAATCACTGTCCATATAGCCAAAAGCCAATTTCAAGTTAAGCAGCAACCAAGTTgtgattgagctttagaaggtAGGTCTAAAGAACTTACTGCCATGGATCATCGCCAACGACCATCATATCGTTCTCACTATCCGTATATAAGATCCTCCATCCTTTTTCAGGATCCCTGAGAAGCCCTTCCATGTTGAACAGCCGTTCAAGCTCGGTAAGGAGATCATCATACCCGTTTAGTCGGGATAAATCAATAGCTCTCCCCACTTGGCTTCCTTGCTTGTGAACCTTTTGATAAATATTCAACACAAGAATTCATTAGAAGAGACATCTAGAAATGCAACTCCAACAAGCAAAAGTTGTACCTTTGTGCAGATCCTTTTGCTTGAGCCTTGTGGGTTAGATGCAGGTGTCTCCACAGGTAAGGAGAATCCGAAAAGTTTACATCCTGATGAAACATTCATACTAAAGTCTCCACCTTTTTGTTTCCCCATCATATCAATCTTGAATGGCAAACCAGCTGTAACATTACTCGGTAGACCACTTTCATTTACTGCATCAGACTTTCTAGTCTCTTCACCAAAGTTTATTGCACGAGAAGGGAGACCCGAGGATTGGTTCCCCGCAGTGTATGGATTCTGATATGGAACATGAGTGCTCCTAATCCCATGTAAAGCTAGCGGATAGAAACTTGACTTGTTGGCTTGATAAGCAAAGGGATCAGTGTATCCAAGATTCGGTTTTCCCGACGTAGCAGCTGGACTGAAACCAGCAAATTGCGGGAATGATTTAAGCGAGCAAATTTCTTGACCTTGCAAGACCCTTGGAAACCTATCCAGGTCCATAACGCCTGAACAGGCAGGGTCTAGAGACGTAGCATCTACAAACTCACCAAATCGATCCTTCACTCTACTAGACAAAAGAACTGGATTTGCATGAGACTGCATCGCAAAATCCAGGATCCGGCGGTTCATAACATCAAACCCTTGTGAGGGTGATGCAGAACCTATATTTTCTTGACCTTGCAAGACCTTAGAGGGTCTAACCGACTCCTCAAAGTCCAAAAAACCACCCCTTTCTGCTGCAACCAAGAACACAATCAATCATCTACTGAAGAAAGTATCTGCAAAAGCATATCCTCCAAAGAGAATGTATTTAATTTACCGGTTAAGGGGTTTGCGGGTGGAGTAGTATCCAGTAGACCTGCCCAAGGCCTCTTAGGCCTTGGAGATGACTGAATGCTCAAGTGTGGTAGAGAAACCGAGGGGTCAATCTCCCAAGGTGAAACTCTTTCTTGATGATCGCTCACAAAAGACTCATCCCACCTCACCTACCAAACATATGTGAAATATTTCATTATCTATCTTCGAAAACGAAAAGATTCTACACGTTAAAAGACAGACAGATACTCCAAATAGATGAGAGAGGACGCACCAAAAAGCACCTCCATTTTGAGTTTGGCCACCTATACGGGTCCAAGTCACAGACTCCAGTCACTACACCAGCGCATCTgcaagaaaatatcaaattcaaattctctTCCAAGAAAGAGAAGCAAGAAAGCAGCAATACCTTCTCTCAGGAGAATCGTCCATTTCAAATCGCATTCTGAATCTTGTGCCTATGCAAATGGGATTCCTGATGCTAGTGATATACTTCTCATAAGGAATCACAAACTCTGCATGTGTCGCACTGTATATGAATGAACACATGAATCAGCGTTATAGTTCTTCTTGTATCCTACTGAACCTAGTTAagaatcattttatttttaccgTGGACTATAAAACACATGGAACATGCTTTTTGTAGATACAGCATTAGCCACAAGAGACAGAATGTTTGAACATGAATTCTTCTCACTGATTGAATCAGGAAGTCCATTTCTTGGCCGTGCTGCTCTTCTGATTCCTAATCTCAGCTCTCCATCTTCGTCTCTATAAACACATACATTAGTAAtgaatatatgtgtttttaCACAATTCTGCATCGCATCTGGTAAACTGATACCTTATGCTTACCTCAGAAATAGAACCGCATCACCAGAGACAAGATTCTTTTGACTGACGAATATACTCCAACCAGTGGTGAGTAGATGCCTCCTTGGCTGACCTATAAAGAAACAGAACTGAACATTTAGATATcattgaacaaacaaaaaagaaagaaatgaataaTAGCAAACTCAACCCGAGCTACCTCTATAGATATGGCGAAACTTCCACTCTACTCCATGGAGATCCTTTGCAATGAGTTCTTGAGATGGCCTTTGCTGTTTGTAGTCCTAACCACCGTGAAAAAAATCGCAAATAAGGCTTATAACAAGAAGGTCAAATATGTAAGGAAATGAGATATAGAGAACCATACAAGAGGAGAAAAACAATCTTCAGCAGCTCTTCTAGGTACAGAGAAGCCTCCATGGGTGCTTGTGTCAGAAGCTGTTAAGGTTTTACAGAACATATGAGGCGTTCTTTTGACGGATGAGCTTCCGTTCCGCTCTTCTTCACCTCCTAACTCCCTGACCTCTTTCCCCTCCGCGTTTAGCATGGAAAACTATTAAAACCAAGAACTTTCTTCAACACATTAACATCACTAAGATTCTAAATGCAAAGTTAAGAAGACTATGCTTCAATTCTCTATGATCATCTTAAACAAATAATGAGCACAAACACAATCTCTTAAACCGGTAGCATCTCACATTTCACCCAATAATACAAATCTACACTAGTGCTACGAATAACATAAAATGTTTTGTACACAATCTATGAATCTGCTCCTTCAAAACAAGAATTGAACTGTAAAAGAACCAACAGTTGAGTAAAAAGAGTACCTCTTGCAGTGGAAGCAGAGTGACTTGAGTGTAGACCTCATCGGATTCCTTATTAGCCTTTTCCCCCCAAAATAGGAACCAAATTTGCAAACAATTACCACAATTAGCAAAAAAACACAGAACTTGTTCAAGAATAGCAAAAGAGAACACAAAAaggaatgtttttgtttttgttttagtatgGTTAATGATACAGACAGACTTACAAGCAACTGGACATTAACAACCCTGCAGAAGATTTGGGGATTGAGGTCAAATTTGGGGATATCAAGaggagaagaataagaaacCAAAGCATCTTGCTCCAAATGACCTTGTGGGAAATACACAACTACATTGCCTTTCTTGGGAAGACAAGTGAGAGGACCAGCACAAGCATGCCACAGCTCAGAGTATATAGAAGATGCAGAGCctgtagaagatgatgatgatccggaagagcatgaagaagaagatgatggtgagATTCCAAGCGTACCCTTGTCAATAATCCTTGCTCCTACTACATCAtcattctcctcttcctccacctcCGCAATCTCAGTATTCAAGTCAAATTCCATTGAAAAGAAGagcaaaggaaacaaagaaaaaaaaaaaaaagtttctatttttgaatcaGATTACAACAAAACAAGTAAAACCCATCAAAGGTAAAGTTTGTAAAAACTCTTGCTTGAAGTGACACAATTCCTCTCCTTTTCAAGTCcaatttcacacacacacacacacacacaaaaagaaaagaagcaaaattgATGTTTGCTAGTGACGGGAGAGATGAGGAGTAATAAGTGTGgaatcagagagaaagagagagaagagagagaagagggagagagggagaggaaggAGGAATCAAATGAGAACAAGGGTTTCAAAgtatgattcttcttcctccatttgCAGGTACTGAGAAGAGGGAGCAGAAGGAACAGACATTAGATAAATTTTGTgcagattggaaaaaaaaatatatacttgttaaagaatataaattttatcaaaaaaaaaagcaaacaaaacaatttagtggagagagagagagataagcgGGGGAGACAAAGCCAAGACAGAACAGAACCCACACCTCCACTCCTCTCtttcgccttcttcttcttcttcttctttctttttttcttttttgtttttttgtttccaaataaaGACTTGTAATATTATtcacataaaattaataaataaaaaactagaGTATTACTTGTGTCAATATAcacgaatttttttttgcttattattttctattttcattttttctatcttttgttttgtttaaagaagAAATGTAAAAGTTGAATGTTAAATCATTTGTCTAAGTTTTCTTTTCatactttgatatttttaggTTAGTTTTTTTAGTGCATGTGTTATGAAGGGATGGTTATCATTTTTCCCAACAAATTCAGTTACAATGAACCATCGAACTTCAAAGAATATGCATCGATGGACAGGGACATGGACTGGACTATGATATTTACGAGATAACGTTTTAACTTTTCTTTCGTTCACAAACCGTGATGATTGATCTTTAACTTGTGAGGAATAAAAACCGCAAATTGAttacaacttttttcttttgcatacTCTTTACAAAGGAAACAGTATCTCTTTGGAATCAAATTGATTACAAGTCTTATTTTTTTCACTCCttttattcgaaaaaaaaatagaaaaataatcagCTTT harbors:
- the LOC104762151 gene encoding E3 SUMO-protein ligase SIZ1-like (The sequence of the model RefSeq protein was modified relative to this genomic sequence to represent the inferred CDS: added 24 bases not found in genome assembly), yielding MDLEASCKDKLSYFRIKELKDVLTKLGLSKQGKKQELVDRILTLLSDEQAARLWSKKNTVAREEVAKLVDDTYRKMQVSGASDLASKGQVSSDTNIMKVKGEPEDPFQPEMKVRCVCGNSLETDSMIQCEDPRCHVWQHVGCVLVPDKPMDGNPPLPESFYCEICRLTRADPFWVTVAHPLSPVRLTPTNIPSDGTNTMQSVERTFQITRADKDLLAKQEYDVQAWCMLLNDKVIFRMQWPQYADMQVNGLPVRAINRPGSQLLGVNGRDDGPIITQCIRDGVNRISLSGTDVRIFCFGVRLVKRRTLQQVLNLIPEEGKGETFENALARIRRCIGGGGGDDNADSDSDIEVVADFFGVNLRCPMSGSRIKVAGRFLPCVHMGCFDLEVFVELNQRSRKWQCPICLKNYSVEHVIVDPYFNRITSKMKHCDEEVTEIEVKPDGSWRVNSKRESERRELGELSQWHAPDGSLCPSADEIKRKMEMLPVKQEGFSDGPAPLKLGIRKNRNGIWEVSKPNANGLSSSNRQEKVGYQEKNIIPMSSSATGSGRDGDDASVNQDAIGTFDFVANGMELDSISMNVDSGYNFPDRNQSGEGLNNEVIILSDSDEENDVVITPGPAYSGCRTDGGLTFPLNPSGIINSYNDDPHSIAGASSRLGLFNDDDEFDTPLWSFPSETPEAPGFQLFRSDADVSEGLVGLHHHGALGCAPEINGDYTMAPETSMASVPVVPGSAGRSEANDGLVDNPLAFGRDDPSLQIFLPTKPDASAQSGFKNQAEMSNGIRSEDWISLRLGDSVSGNHGEPATVNGINSSQQMSTREGSLDTTTETASLLLGMTDSRQDKAKKQRSDNPFSFPRQKRSVRPRMYLSIDSDSE
- the LOC104762152 gene encoding agamous-like MADS-box protein AGL62 translates to MVKKSKGRQKIEMIKMKNESNLQVTFSKRRSGLFKKASELCTLCGAEIAIIVFSPGRKVFSFGHPSVETVIDRFLNNNPPPPHQHNNMQLSEVHRNSVVQDLNIHLTQLLSQLEAEKKKTEELRKMREKTKALGDWWEDPVEGLALNQLSGFKGNLENLKKIVTQEASKFFQATVPNFYVGSSSNAAFGLDDGSHIHHDMDMFSQRRMMDINAFNYNQNPIHPNPALQYGYSNHGNINEGFVQEYNMNYGQEYNPNHNQNLNQSFKRESISEYEYHHGQGQGHPPHSRSGY
- the LOC104762153 gene encoding auxin response factor 4 isoform X1; this encodes MEFDLNTEIAEVEEEENDDVVGARIIDKGTLGISPSSSSSCSSGSSSSSTGSASSIYSELWHACAGPLTCLPKKGNVVVYFPQGHLEQDALVSYSSPLDIPKFDLNPQIFCRVVNVQLLANKESDEVYTQVTLLPLQEFSMLNAEGKEVRELGGEEERNGSSSVKRTPHMFCKTLTASDTSTHGGFSVPRRAAEDCFSPLDYKQQRPSQELIAKDLHGVEWKFRHIYRGQPRRHLLTTGWSIFVSQKNLVSGDAVLFLRDEDGELRLGIRRAARPRNGLPDSISEKNSCSNILSLVANAVSTKSMFHVFYSPRATHAEFVIPYEKYITSIRNPICIGTRFRMRFEMDDSPERRCAGVVTGVCDLDPYRWPNSKWRCFLVRWDESFVSDHQERVSPWEIDPSVSLPHLSIQSSPRPKRPWAGLLDTTPPANPLTAERGGFLDFEESVRPSKVLQGQENIGSASPSQGFDVMNRRILDFAMQSHANPVLLSSRVKDRFGEFVDATSLDPACSGVMDLDRFPRVLQGQEICSLKSFPQFAGFSPAATSGKPNLGYTDPFAYQANKSSFYPLALHGIRSTHVPYQNPYTAGNQSSGLPSRAINFGEETRKSDAVNESGLPSNVTAGLPFKIDMMGKQKGGDFSMNVSSGCKLFGFSLPVETPASNPQGSSKRICTKVHKQGSQVGRAIDLSRLNGYDDLLTELERLFNMEGLLRDPEKGWRILYTDSENDMMVVGDDPWHDFCNVVWKIHLYTKDEVENANDDNKSCLEQAALMMEASKSSSVSQPDSSPTITRF
- the LOC104762153 gene encoding auxin response factor 4 isoform X2 encodes the protein MEFDLNTEIAEVEEEENDDVVGARIIDKGTLGISPSSSSSCSSGSSSSSTGSASSIYSELWHACAGPLTCLPKKGNVVVYFPQGHLEQDALVSYSSPLDIPKFDLNPQIFCRVVNVQLLANKESDEVYTQVTLLPLQEFSMLNAEGKEVRELGGEEERNGSSSVKRTPHMFCKTLTASDTSTHGGFSVPRRAAEDCFSPLDYKQQRPSQELIAKDLHGVEWKFRHIYRGQPRRHLLTTGWSIFVSQKNLVSGDAVLFLRDEDGELRLGIRRAARPRNGLPDSISEKNSCSNILSLVANAVSTKSMFHVFYSPRATHAEFVIPYEKYITSIRNPICIGTRFRMRFEMDDSPERRCAGVVTGVCDLDPYRWPNSKWRCFLVRWDESFVSDHQERVSPWEIDPSVSLPHLSIQSSPRPKRPWAGLLDTTPPANPLTERGGFLDFEESVRPSKVLQGQENIGSASPSQGFDVMNRRILDFAMQSHANPVLLSSRVKDRFGEFVDATSLDPACSGVMDLDRFPRVLQGQEICSLKSFPQFAGFSPAATSGKPNLGYTDPFAYQANKSSFYPLALHGIRSTHVPYQNPYTAGNQSSGLPSRAINFGEETRKSDAVNESGLPSNVTAGLPFKIDMMGKQKGGDFSMNVSSGCKLFGFSLPVETPASNPQGSSKRICTKVHKQGSQVGRAIDLSRLNGYDDLLTELERLFNMEGLLRDPEKGWRILYTDSENDMMVVGDDPWHDFCNVVWKIHLYTKDEVENANDDNKSCLEQAALMMEASKSSSVSQPDSSPTITRF